DNA sequence from the Moorena sp. SIOASIH genome:
GGTGTCAGCAGCTTGGGCTACCCAATCGCTCAGTCTGATGGGGGAATCCCTGTTCACCCTATTAATTTGCTTTAATACCCTTGTCAATTTGCTGATGATCACTACCTATGACAATTCGCCAGATCTGTCAGTCTATGGTCATGGTAAACGGGAAACGGTGATTACCTTTGTGCTAATTGCCTTTTTCGGCTTTGCTGGGGGAAATTTGTGCTTACTCTCCTCTCAGCAGTTACTAACCCTGATTCAGGGAGGAACCTTAACTATTGGTGTCCGGCTCAGTTTACCCTTAGTACAGCTGTTGGGAGCAGTATTAGCCATGAGCCTCGGTTGGTCTTGCCTGATGGTTTACCAAGCTAGAGTGGTCAGGAGTCCTACCCTACGCTTTCAGGCCGCTCAAATGCTCCAGGATGTGGGCTTAACTATACTAGTACTCGGTGGGCTTTGGGGCGTTTCCCAAGGTTTCCTATGGCTGGATCCACTGTTGAGTAGTGTGCTGGTGCTCTTTGCCGGGGCAAATTGTTGGCAAGTTATCAATTGGCAATTGCCCCTGCTAGTCAAACAAAATCCCATTGATCCAGAAGCGATCGCTAACATAGCCCATCAAGTTGGAGGTGTCACTCGCTGTGATCAAATTCAGTGCCGGGGTGTTGTAGGACGCTTCATGTATGTTGAAATGCATTTGGTAGTGCATCCAGAGTTTTCAGGAGTGATTTCCCTGATTGCTGAACGGATTCAGGGGGGAATTCAAGAACGCTACGGACCAGTACAAGCTATTTTCCACATCGATGATGACTTAACCGAATCCTTACGATGGAATGGCTCGAACCGTAACCAACAAATCAACGGTAAAGATGAAGGAGATGGGGAGTAGGGAGTAGGGAGTAGGGAGTAGGGAGTAGGGAGTAGGGAATCGGGAGTCGGGAGTCGGGAATTGGGAATCGGATAGTGGTGTAGGCGTTGGTCTGGTCAAGGTTTCGGGAGCTAAAATCACGACTTGTGTACCACTACTGATTTTTTGCCTCTTGCCTCTTGCCTCTTGCCTCTTGCCTCTTGCCTCTTGCCTCTTCCCTTCCCCTCCTGGGAGGGGTTAGGGGTGGGTTCCTCTTGCCTCTTGCCTCTTGCCTCTTGCCTCTAGCATGCATGCCTTTTGCCTCTTGGCTATTCCCTGTTCCCTATTCCCTGTTCCCTATTCCCTATTCCCTATTCCCTATTCCCTATTCCCTATTCCCTATTCCCTCGAATAAACTATCCTACTATAATAGTTTATTGCCCAAAAATTAATACTTAAGCAAACAGCTGCTAAAGTAAACAGAATGTAGGTGGGAGCCATCACTACTCCAATCATCAACCAACTATACACATGGAATAGCATTGCAAAAGCTGGGATGCACGCAACTAAAGCAGCTTTCCGCACCTGAACTTGGGGATAACCAATCACAGTGAAAATGATGGTTTGTAAGGTCAGCAGCAAGTTAGCAGGAACTAAAATGGCACAGATGGCTACACAATGGTTACGGGAGAAATCAAATAGGATATTAAAATCAAACATTGTAAAATTGCTTAAGATTATCCTTATCAGTTTATAGTTAAAGGTTTCTGGGAATTGCTTAATATAGCATTTACAAATCTCCGGGTGCATCTCCTAAAAGCTGTTTGACCCGGTGGTGCGTTACGGGACGGACTGTCCCAACACTGGCTAGCGAGAACATGAGGGCGAGCCCGTCCCTAACGCACCCTACTGTCTTCCCACACTTCCCCCTACTCCCTACTCCCTACTCCCTACTCCCTACTCCCTACTCCCTACTCCCTACTCCCTACTCCCTAAGAATCACTAATCAAAGGGATACGCCATCCGATAAGGATCAACAATTTGGTCAAACTCAATCGCAGAAACATAGCCTAATTCTAAGCAAGCTGCTTTCAGGGTAAGGTTCTTCTCAGAAGCATGGTGCGCCACTTCTGCAGCTTTGTCGTAACCGATGATTGGACTCAAAGCAGTGACTAGCATCAGGGACTGTTCCAAGAAATACTGGATTTTCTCTCGATTCGGTTCTAGTCCCTTGAGCAGGAAGTCAGTTAAATTGTTGCAGCTGTCAGCAAGTAGATGGACAGATTGGAGCAAGTTGAACACAATCATGGGCTTAAAGGTATTCAACTCAAAGTGCCCCTGAGCACCAGCAAATGCGATCGCACTATCGTAGCCCATCACCTGAGTAGCTGCCATAGTCATCGCTTCGCACTGGGTCGGATTAACTTTTCCTGGCATAATCGAAGACCCTGGCTCATTGGATGGCAGCTTCAGTTCCCCAAATCCGCACCGTGGTCCACACCCTAGGAAACGGATATCATTAGCAATCTTCAATAACGAGCACGCTAGGGTTTTCAGGGCACCGCTAGCCATAACCATGTCATCATGAGCTGCTAGAGCCGCAAACTTGTTAGGAGCAGACACAAAGGGCAAGCCAGTCAACTTAGCAATATGCTCAGCAGACTTTTCTGCAAACCCCTTGCCAGCATTTAACCCAGTCCCGACAGCGGTTCCACCAATCGCCAACTCGTACAAGCCAGGAAGCACAGAGTCTATCCGTGTTAAATTAGCATCTAGCTGGGCAACGTAACCGGAAAACTCTTGACCCAAGGTTAACGGTACAGCATCTTGAAGGTGAGTGCGCCCAATTTTCGCTATATTATCCCATGCTTTCGCCTTCTCCTCTAGAGCATCCCGCATTTTCCTTACCTTGGGCATCAGTCGCTCATGAAAGGCTACCGCTGACGCGATGTGCATAGCTGTGGGAAAGGTATCATTAGAGGATTGGGACATATTGACGTGGTCATTGGGATGAATGGGTTTTTTGCTACCCATCACCCCCCCAGCTAGTTCAATAGCACGATTAGCAATCACCTCGTTCACGTTCATGTTGCACTGGGTACCACTACCAGTCATCCAAACACGGAGAGGGAAGTTACCGTCTAGCTGGCCTTCGATGACCTCAGTTGCTGCTTCAATGATTAACTTAGCTTTATCCTCTGGTAGTTTACCCAGTTCAGAGTTAGTCAGAGCAGCCGCTTTTTTCAGAATAGCCATCGCTGTTATGACTTCCGCAGGGATAAAGTCTTGTCCAATCGAGAAATATTTTAGCGATCGCTGAGTTTGAGCGCCCCAATACCGATTAGCAGGAACTTCGATTTCCCCCATACTATCGGTTTCTATTCGCATCTTAGTCATCAATGATATCAACTCCCCTTGCTTCCTTCGTTTATGGTATAGCACAGGGAGTAGAGAGTAGGGAGTAGGGAGTAGGGAGTAGGGATGCATGGCTTTTATCGTATTTCATGCTATGTTTAAAATAGCGATAGATATCAGCAACTTTGCTAACCGTTTATGGCTATATCAAAACTTGATTATGATTTACCAATCAATGATTAAAATCAATCTTAATTTATCCTAAATTTTTACCATAATCCGCTCTATTTTATCCGGTTACCTGTTCCCTGTTATAGTATTTGTCTAGATTCCCTCTTATGATTAGGTTAAACTCAATAGAGTTTTTTAGATGAAGAAGTGTAAGAAAATTCTAAATTCTAAATTCTAAATTCTAAATTCTAAATTCTAAATTCTAAATTCTAAATTCTAAATTCTAAATTCTAAATTCTAAATTCTAAATGATGGAAGAATGGTTAAATTACAAGGAGTTTCGGTTTGAAGCTGCTCATCGCCTTCCCCATCATGAAGGCAAATGTAGTCGGTTACATGGCCATAGCTGGGTCGGGCGAGTTTATGTCAAAGGTAATCAACTGATTGAGGAGGGTTCCAAACAGGGGATGATAATGGACTATGGAGATATCAAGACCTATCTCAAGCCTCTGTTAGATAACTTTTTGGATCATTATTACCTCAATGAGACAACTAACTTGGAGAATCCTACTAGTGAAGCGATCGCTAAGTGGGTTTTTGAGCGACTTGAAGAAGCCGGTTTACCGGGATTGTATGCCGTTGAAATTCAAGAAACTTGTACCTCTGGTACGCGATATATGAAACCTAATATCAAGTCCGGTTGAATACCCATAATAAAAGTCTGGGGAGGGTGGGGAGGTGGGGAGATGGGGAGATGGGGAGATTTGTATTAAGGATAATTATCCTGAGTAGACCTCTTGCAAAAGTAGTTTTCTGATAGTGTTTGCGTCAATTGTTGTCCACTGTTCCCTGTTCCCTATTCCCTGTTCCCGACTTCTGGAAGAAGTCTAGTCAATAGCTTAGCTACCCAAATAGGAGTTGCCAACCGACAAATGCGATCGCTAAATCTGCAAGAATATGACTAAGATAACCAGACCAGATCGAACGGTAGGTTAGATAGCACCACGACCATACTGCCCCAGCCATGAACACCCCTAATGAGCCAAGTATGACCACCAGCCAATCCTGGGTATAAAAGGTTAAAGCAATAATGTGATGCAGGGTAAACAGCAATGCACAAAGAAATACTGACCCAAGTCCCGGGATGAGAATCTGGCACTTGCTCCAGACAAACCAACGCCAGATATACTCTTCCAGGAACGCATTAATCAAAGTCCAATACATCGCCCCGAGTACATAAATGTATGCACTAGTTATGCCGACTTCTTGGGCTTTAGTGCGAAGATCCGTCTGATCAATCCAGTGCTGACCGAAAAGCCAATAAGCCCCAAGGATGATCCCAAACATCACCAGTCCCAAAATAGTTCCAGTCAACAACTCCTGCCGCTTCGGCCAGGATAAACGTAACTTGCCACGATCCACCCAGAAAAACCACGCAAGAGGCAGTGCTAGTAACCAGACTTTGCAACATGAGAATACTGCCTGCCCTAATGATCCTGGAGCAATATATAGTGCCATTGCTACACCGATACTCCCAGCAGGAACTAGCAGTACCAGAGCCAATAGGGGATTTTGACCAGAGTTAGTCTTGAGCATTGGAAATTCTCCGGTGGTGACTTTATTGGTCATGGTAGAAGCTTTGCTGCAAACTATCGGTAAGTTCTGTGCCAGTTGTACAAGTCTCCTAAGGTTTTAGCAGTAGTGGTAAAGTTGTAGTAGTTTAAGCTTAGTCTGGTCAAAATAACGGGAGCTAAAATCACGAATCTTGATCAATTTAAAGTTTTTGTAAATTTTAATTAAATTGAAAAATTTTTGTTTCACTTAGATCTAAACTTTCTGTTAGATATAAATCAGCCATTCAAATCAACTAGTTGATTTGACGCTACTAGGTTAAGCCGTAAGTATTCAGCTATCAGCCGTCAGCCATCAGCTAATCAACGGGAGGTAGTAAACAAGCTTACGGGCTGGTACGGTTGGTTGAAAATCTCTGCTCGTTTTACTCATCCGACTCCGTTCAGTTAAACCGCCTGCTAGCTGCTAGCTGATAGCTGCTAGCTGATAGCTGATAGCTGACGGCTGAATGCTTACGTTAAGCCTAGGTCAGCGCCTCACACTTACAGTTAATGGTTAATTGTTAATGGTTAATTGTTAATGGTTAATTGTTAATGGGTAATTAGTAATGGGTAATTAGTAATGGTGCCAAACTCATACCGATCATCATTTATCAAAAACTATTTACTATCGACTGTACTCGCTTCATTGGATAGCCCAATTTTCCTGATCAGTTACACTCCCCATAGTCTTAACCTAGGGCTAAGGAGTAGTAGTTTATGGTGTTCTAGATTTTGGAAATAATTGACATGAAATCTAAAACATAACGATGAAAATCACTAAGCTTATATTCGCTACTTGCTTGGTAAGTGGCTTACAGCCTCTTTTGTCACCGTCTGCAGCTTTCGCTGGTCTAGTTAATGCTTCCCTTGAGCAAGAGAAAACCGCTGTTGATGGTAGTGTCACCTTTTCTGATCTGGCTGCAGGGGATAATGCTGGGATTACCTATCGTCGTCTCCCCTCACCACGAAACGCCATTTTCGATGCATTAAAACAACAGCCAATATATACCTTTGAGGACATACTTACCACGCCATGGAGAGCTCGTGGGGCTCCTGGGGTGGCAATTCTAGATTTTGATGGCGACCACGACCTCGACATCTATGTCACTAATGGGCCTGGTGCTAACAACAGTCTTTACTCCAATCAGTTACAGGAAACTGGTCAGGTCAAATTCTTAGATTTAGCCTCCTCCGCAGGGGTCGCTGCTTTTAATCAAGACAGCAGTGGTGTTGCCTATGGAGATATTGATAATGACAGCGACCTTGACCTATTGGTTCTCGGAACTGGTCAACCCAATCAGCTTTTCGAGAATCAGGGAGATGGCACGTTTATTGACATTACTGAAACCAGTAGTATTGGTGGCGGTTCTAAGTACTCTAGCTCAGCCTCCATGGGGGATGTCAATGGGGATGGACTCTTAGATATTGTGATTGGCAATTCCTTCACAAACTGGGACGATCAAATCCCCATTTTTAGGGAACCCTTTGCCAGAAATGAGCATAATCAGCTATTTTTAAACACTGGCAATAACGTTTTTGTAGACGTCAGCGATAGCTCCGGCATTACAAATCTGGCTGGTTTCCCTGAAGAAGCAGCAGGCTCAGCTTCCATTACCTGGGCGATTGCCATGGTGGACTATGACCTAGATGGAGACCTTGATATTGTCCATGCAGATGACCAAGCCGCTGTTCCTAATGCAGAACAAGGTGGGGTTGATCGCGGTTTGATTCACATTCTTAATAATGACGGCACAGGACACTTTACTGATGTGACCGTAGAAGCTAACACAAACCAAGACGGTTCATGGATGGGTCTTTCCTTCGGTGACCTGAATAGCGATGGCAACATGGATATTTTTGCCACCAATTTAGGGGACTATGCTCGCAATAGTCCTTTACCCCCAGGCTCATTGACATCTCGTTGGTTTTTGGGGCAAGCGGATGGCAGCTTTACAGACCCCGGTGTGGGTGAGCTGGTTACTACGCCCTTTGGCTGGGGAACCTCGACAACTGATTATGACAACGACGGTGACACAGACATTATCTTTCACGGTGGTCTAGATTTCTCGTCTCGGGTAGATGCGTCCAATCCAGGTGTGATTCTAGAAAATGATGGTACTGGTAATTTCACTTACCGAAAAAATTGGGTTTAAAGCCCCGTCCTTATAGGACGGCTTGATTTTTTAGCTAAAACTTGACAGTTTTCACAGAGCGTGTTATAATTATATTATAAATAAAAAACTAAAAAGCTAGATAAATACTATCTAAAAATAAGTAGGCAACGTAAAAAATATGTATCAGATGCATATTGCGTAATTTGGTCTAACGACTTAAACGTCTATGAAAAAAATTAGATTAAAAAAGTATCTATCTATATAAAAAAAAACCGA
Encoded proteins:
- the fumC gene encoding class II fumarate hydratase, with translation MTKMRIETDSMGEIEVPANRYWGAQTQRSLKYFSIGQDFIPAEVITAMAILKKAAALTNSELGKLPEDKAKLIIEAATEVIEGQLDGNFPLRVWMTGSGTQCNMNVNEVIANRAIELAGGVMGSKKPIHPNDHVNMSQSSNDTFPTAMHIASAVAFHERLMPKVRKMRDALEEKAKAWDNIAKIGRTHLQDAVPLTLGQEFSGYVAQLDANLTRIDSVLPGLYELAIGGTAVGTGLNAGKGFAEKSAEHIAKLTGLPFVSAPNKFAALAAHDDMVMASGALKTLACSLLKIANDIRFLGCGPRCGFGELKLPSNEPGSSIMPGKVNPTQCEAMTMAATQVMGYDSAIAFAGAQGHFELNTFKPMIVFNLLQSVHLLADSCNNLTDFLLKGLEPNREKIQYFLEQSLMLVTALSPIIGYDKAAEVAHHASEKNLTLKAACLELGYVSAIEFDQIVDPYRMAYPFD
- a CDS encoding VCBS repeat-containing protein — encoded protein: MSPSAAFAGLVNASLEQEKTAVDGSVTFSDLAAGDNAGITYRRLPSPRNAIFDALKQQPIYTFEDILTTPWRARGAPGVAILDFDGDHDLDIYVTNGPGANNSLYSNQLQETGQVKFLDLASSAGVAAFNQDSSGVAYGDIDNDSDLDLLVLGTGQPNQLFENQGDGTFIDITETSSIGGGSKYSSSASMGDVNGDGLLDIVIGNSFTNWDDQIPIFREPFARNEHNQLFLNTGNNVFVDVSDSSGITNLAGFPEEAAGSASITWAIAMVDYDLDGDLDIVHADDQAAVPNAEQGGVDRGLIHILNNDGTGHFTDVTVEANTNQDGSWMGLSFGDLNSDGNMDIFATNLGDYARNSPLPPGSLTSRWFLGQADGSFTDPGVGELVTTPFGWGTSTTDYDNDGDTDIIFHGGLDFSSRVDASNPGVILENDGTGNFTYRKNWV
- a CDS encoding cation transporter codes for the protein MPDASINNRVIQDNVKVIDICYLQAMTEGPNRDQTSRLVLFITLWLSLFVLSVKVSAAWATQSLSLMGESLFTLLICFNTLVNLLMITTYDNSPDLSVYGHGKRETVITFVLIAFFGFAGGNLCLLSSQQLLTLIQGGTLTIGVRLSLPLVQLLGAVLAMSLGWSCLMVYQARVVRSPTLRFQAAQMLQDVGLTILVLGGLWGVSQGFLWLDPLLSSVLVLFAGANCWQVINWQLPLLVKQNPIDPEAIANIAHQVGGVTRCDQIQCRGVVGRFMYVEMHLVVHPEFSGVISLIAERIQGGIQERYGPVQAIFHIDDDLTESLRWNGSNRNQQINGKDEGDGE
- the queD gene encoding 6-carboxytetrahydropterin synthase QueD, encoding MEEWLNYKEFRFEAAHRLPHHEGKCSRLHGHSWVGRVYVKGNQLIEEGSKQGMIMDYGDIKTYLKPLLDNFLDHYYLNETTNLENPTSEAIAKWVFERLEEAGLPGLYAVEIQETCTSGTRYMKPNIKSG
- a CDS encoding CPBP family intramembrane glutamic endopeptidase translates to MTNKVTTGEFPMLKTNSGQNPLLALVLLVPAGSIGVAMALYIAPGSLGQAVFSCCKVWLLALPLAWFFWVDRGKLRLSWPKRQELLTGTILGLVMFGIILGAYWLFGQHWIDQTDLRTKAQEVGITSAYIYVLGAMYWTLINAFLEEYIWRWFVWSKCQILIPGLGSVFLCALLFTLHHIIALTFYTQDWLVVILGSLGVFMAGAVWSWCYLTYRSIWSGYLSHILADLAIAFVGWQLLFG